GTGCTGGTGATTCGACCCGGGTTGAGCGGGTTTGATCCCAACGTGATGTGGGCGGTTATGGGTGTTATCGGCCTGTCGATCAGGGACCTGGCGAGCCGCAAGGTGCCGAAATCGATTTCCTCGCTGCAACTAGCCGTCTGGGGATTTTCAGCTGTTGGAATCATTGGCCTGATCATGAGCGTGTACAGCGGTGGGGCCAAAATGCCGACCGGCAATGAATCACTGTTCCTGCTTGGCGCGCTGTTGATCGGCAGCGTTGCCTACTGGACCCTGACCGAAGCCACGCGCGTCGGCGAGATTGCCGTCGTCACGCCGTTTCGCTATTCGCGACTGGTGTTTTCCACCATTGTCGGCGCCATCGTGTTTTACGAATACCCCGATACCTACACGCTTGTCGGCGCCGCGATCATCATCGCCACCGGGCTTTACACACTAGTGCGCGAGCGCAAGCGCCGCCGCCAGGAAGCCGCGCTTGCCCGGGAGGCGGCACAACAGGCGGCCGCCTCCGGCATCTATTGAATTTTCAGGCGCCGTAGCGGGTCTTTAGGTGTGCAATGAAATACGCCGGATTGAGGTCCTCGCCGGTAGCCTGGCGAAGGATCTCCGGGGTTGATCCCATCGAGGCCTTCAGCCAGATATTGTCGCGCCGCCAGGTGTTTACAGTGGTGAAATCACCTGCCGCGATTTCCTCGTTGATATCGGGGTGAGACCTGGAAATCGTCGCCCATTGCTGTGCGGCCATCATCGCGCCAAGTGTGTAGGACGGGAAATAGCCGAAAGCGCCGGACGGCCAGTGGACATCCTGCATCGGCCCATTCTGCGGGGCGTCCAGGCTGGAGATGCCAAGGTAGTCGCCCATCTTGGCGTCCCAGGCCTCCGGCAGGTCCTTGACTTCAAGCCGACCGGCCAGCAGATCCTGCTCCAACTCGTAACGCAAGATCACGTGCAGCGGGTAGGTGACCTCGTCGGCGTCAACCCGGATCAACCCGCGCTTGACCTGGTGAACATGCGGCAACAAGTCGTCCATCGCCCAGTCCTCGCCAAGATGGCTGGCGACGTGCGGCAGGGCGAATGTCCAGAACGCCGGATTGCGGCCGATCTGCTTTTCCACAAACAGGCTCTGGCTTTCGTGGATCGACATGCCGCGCGCCTTGCCCGAGGGCCAGTGCGCCCAGTCTTTCGGCAGGTTCTGCTCATAAAGTCCGTGGCCGGTTTCGTGCAGGATGCCCATCAGCGCCGGCAGGAATTCATCGGTGCGATAGCGCGTGGTCAGGCGCACATCGGTGGGTACACCGCCACAGAAGGGATGATCCGATACCGACAGGCTGCCATGGTTCATGTCGAAACCGACGGCCTTCATCATGGCGATTCCCAGCGCCTTTTGCTTTTCCACCGGATAGATGCCTGAAAGCGGCTTTAGCGGCCTCTTGGCCCTCTTTTCATCCTGTATTTTCAGAGCCTTGGGAACGAAATCGACCAGAAACGCCTTCAACTCTGCAAACACAGGGGTGATGGTTTCGGTGCGGTTGCCCGGATCGAATTGCTCCATCAACGCGTCATAGGGCGCAAGCCCGAGCAGCTCGGCGCGCATTGCCGCTTCCTCGCGTACCAGTTCGACCACGCCTTCAAGAGCCGGGCGAAAACCCACCCAGTCGCCTTTGGGCCGCGCCGTGCGCCACAATTGCTCCGAGCGCATGCCGGTGCGCATCTTGTGTTCGACAAAATCAGCGGGCAGGCAGGTCAGGTTGACATAGCTGCGTTCGAGTTCGGCAACGGCTGTTTGTTGCGCCTGATCCAGCGTCTCTGTCTTGGCGGCCTCGATCCAGTCTCGCACCTGTGGCGCCGTGGCCTGGCGGTGATACATGCCCGACAAACCGGCCATCGCCTCGGCGCGCTGTTCGCCACCGCCGGGCGCCATCGCCGTTGCTTCATCCACGCCCAGTATCGACAGCGCATGTTCGAGCGCAATGAGGGATCGGCAATGGGCGTCGAGCTTGGCGAATGACATGACTGGCTCCGGACTGGGAAAGAGATGCCAACCCGGATAGGCCAAGCCGCGATGCGCCGCAAGGGGCAACGGCTTGCGATGTCACACTGGAACAATGCCACGTCAAACCGGGGCAGGCGCTTGCACCTGCTATTGGTTGTCAGCCTCTAACCGGCGCGGGACCAGATCGTTTCAAGGCCTCGATGACAAAATCAGCACGATCGCTGACACTGGCTTTGGGCAGGATCCGGATATCATAGCCCAACTGCGGATAGACATGGCACAGGCGCTGATACTCGGTCACGGCCGCCGCGAAATCATGGCGGCGCTCGCTGTCGGTTTGATAGATTTCCGGCCATGGCGGTGTCATGAATACGGTTTTGTTATAGGGCCGCGGACTGAACTGGTTGGCTGTCAGAGTTTCGCAGCGCGCTTGCGCCAGTGCCGATGCCGCGTCGATGATGCCACGATCGAAAAATACCCAGCCGATGGCATCAAGCCGGGCTGCGTGGTCAGCAAGTGCCATTTCCAGCGCACGCCGCGCGAATGCTTCCATATCGGTCCACGGCAACGCCGTACCGTGTGCTGCACGTTGATCTACGACGACGCGACGACCCGGTTCTTCGACAACCGCATGACCGCGCCGCGCCAGTTCATTCAGAAGGGTGGATTTGCCGCCGCCGGAACAGCCGGAAATGACCACGAAACGATCCATGGGTATTCTCCTCAAATGCCTGCTTGAAGGGATTGGCGAGGGATGAGTTGTGGGAGCGGCAGGGGGAAACCACTATGCGATCTTTGTGCTGCGGCGCAGTCAGGCTTCTGGTTTGCGGCTGTTTGTATGTGGATGCAGTGATCCGTCCGTACACAGTAAAACAAAGATCGCATAAGATGGATTATGGAACTGGAGAATATTCCAGCGTGTTCAAACGGTTGGTCTGGATGCCTGAGTGCTGGGCCGAACCTTTAATGCCAGCGGTCCGGGAAACGCCATCTCGGCGCGCAGTTCAAGCTGCTTTTCGTGGTGACGGAAAAACATCACCCCAATGACAGCCAGCACCAGACCGGCCACCAGCAAGGACAAGCCCACCGGCGCTGCAAGCCTGGTTATCGATTGCCCGAACGTATAGGCGCCGAGGCCGAACACGGATGCCCAGCATACGCCGCCCAGCGTGTTCATGACCATGAAGCGACGCCATTCCATCTGATTGGCGCCAGCAAGCAGCGCTGCGAATGCCCGCAGGAATGCGACAAAGCGACCGAAGAACACGATCTTTCCGCCGTGCAGCAAAAACAGATACTGGCCGACTTTCAAACGCGCCTCATGGAGACGGACATGACGACCGTGGCGAACCAACAGGTTGAATCCGATCGTGCGACCGATCAGATAGCCGATATTGTCGCCGATTACAGCGGCAAGTGCGGCGACAGCGATGATTGATGCGATCTCAATTCCATGGGTTGATCCGGCATACAACGACGCCGAGACCAGCGCCGTTTCTCCCGGCACCGGCACGCCCATGCTTTCGATCGTGATCAGCACGAACACAACCCACAGCCCATAGGCTTGAACGAGATCGTGCACCAGCGTGCCAGAGAGAAAATGCAGCATTTCCATCATAAGATCGCAGTCACGAAGCGATCAAGCCGTGTGCCTTCGCGGTAGGCCAAGCGAACCGCCAAAGCAGCAGCCATGGCCGTTGCCGCAGCGCCAATAATGTCGGCTGCATAATGGGTGCCGATGTAGATCCGCGAAAAGGCAATGAGAACTGCGGCCAGCATAAACACCATGCCGCGTCGCGTCATGCCGTGCAGCAGGAAAGCGGCCGCAATCGCCATACTGGCGGTGGCGTGGTCGGAGGGAAAGGAAAAATCAGCGCTTCTGGCAATCAAAAGATCGGTCACTCCATTGTCATAAGGCCGAATTCTGGACACGAACAAAAGAACAATCTGGTTAAGCGCCAATCCGAGCAAAAAGGAAAGCCCGGATGCGATCAGAACATGGCGGACATGCTCCCGGTTCGGCCTTGTCCACCACTGGCAGGCTACGGCCAGCACCAGGATCGGGATGCCAAATTCGGATGTTGCGATCATGACAGCGTCGAGCGTGGGATTCAGGCCGGATAGTCCATTGATCCAACGCGTTACAGCAACATCCAGCCCGTACATCCAGCCATCTCCCCATTCTCCGCCCTGCCCTTGGCGTCCATTCGGCATCAATTCCGAACAAGGCTGGCCGGTCTCTACCGGTGTTCACCCCGGCTTCAAACACCCGTTTGGCGTCACCGTCGAGCTTTTTCTCGCAGATCTTCTGGCTCTCTGCGGTTTTCGCGTCGCGTATTCCCGTATAGATGTCGAGCTTGCATCGGCGTATGTCCCATGTATGAAAGGGTTTCTCGGCCCAACGAACAAATTTCCAGACAAGGACCGGAACGGATGCTCGACGGACTGCGGATCATCGAAATTGAAGGTCTTGGACCGGCGCCTTTTGCCGGCATGCTGCTGGCCGATCTTGGCGCCGATGTCATTATCGTTCACCGCAAGGGTGGCAAGCCGGCACCTGGCATGCCCGAGCGTTCACTGATTGACCGCGGCAAGCGCTCGATCGAGCTGGATCTGAAGGCGCCCGACGATGTGGATCGTCTCCAGCGGCTGGTTGCGCGGTCGGAAGCCTTGATCGAAGGGTTTCGGCCCGGCGTGATGGAGCGGCTGGGGCTTGGGCCTGAAGACTTGGCGGTGATCAATGCCGATCTGGTCTATGGCCGCATGACCGGCTGGGGCCAAGGCGGACCGAGGGCCATGACCGCTGGTCACGATCTCAATTACATCTCGGTCTCGGGTGCGGCCTGGTTTTCGGGTAGTCCCGGTGAACCGCCATTGACACCGCCGACGCTGGTGGGCGACATCGGTGGCGGCGCGCTCTATCTTACAGTGGGCGTGCTTGCCGGCGTGATGGCAGCGCGTGCGGGGCGCGGTGGCTGCGTGGTCGACGCGGCGATCGTCGATGGTTCCGCGCACATGATGAACCTGCTGATGGCGCTGGCCCAGACCGGTGGCCTCTCGATGACACGCGGCCAGAGCCTGCTTGATGGACCGCACTGGAGCCGGACCTATGCCTGTTCCGACGGTGGCTTTATTTCCGTGCAATGTCTTGAGCCGAAATTCTACGCCGAATTGCTGACCCGACTGAAACTCGCGGGGGATCCCGATTTGACCTCTCAGTTCGATCGAAGCCAATGGCCACGTCAGACAGCACTGTTGGCCGGTGTTTTTGTGCGCCAACCACGCAACCACTGGGAACACTTGTTCGCCGGGTCGGATGCATGCGTGGCCCCTACCCTGAGCCCCGTCGAAGCGATGGCCGAGCCGCACATGGCGGCGCGCAACATCTGGCAACAGATTGACGGCGTGCTGCAGGCAGCACCCGCGCCGCGTTTTTCGTCCCGCCCGGACGCCACACCCGGCAAGATCCCGGTGCGCGGTCAGCACACAGAAGAAATTCTGAATTGGTTGGAAGACGATTGAACGTCGGCGCAGCCTGGACGTCTCGGAGCCATAGCAAGGTGTTCAGTCCGGGGTACGCACGTCGATAATGTCCGCTTCAATGGCCTTGGCCAGTGCTGTCGGGTCGACGCTGAACACGCTGTCGGGACGGCCGGCGGCGGCCCACACTTCGTCATGGGCGAGCAGGCTTCGGTCCATGTAGATCGGGATCGGCGCCAGATGCCCGATCGGCGCCACGCCACCAATCGCAAAACCGGTCTCGTCGCGCACCCGCCGAACCTCGCAGCGCGTGAACGACAAGCCGTAATGGCTCGAAATATATTCCATATCAGCGTTGTGTGCGCCGGAAACCAGCATCAGATTGAGTTGGCGTGTTGCCTGATTTTCAAACACCAGCGATTTGACGATCTGGGCAACCTTGCAGCCCGCGGCATCCGCCGCTTCCTGGGCGGTGCGGGTCGATTGCGCCATCTTCATGATGCGGATCGACAGCCCTGCGTCAGTGGCTGCTGCGGCCACCCGCGCCATGCTCGAGCCCGCCGGTATCAAATCCGGTGTCATTTCGGTTGCAGTCTCGCTCATGTATCCACCTCCGCCTCGATAGTCAGTCCATCATATCCTGGTTCAACCCGATCGGGCGTTTCATTGAGAACCGTCTCGTAATCGAGCGGCACGTGCATATGGGTGAGATAGGCGCACTTCGGGTCGAGTTTTTCGATCCACCACAGCGCCTGGTCAATCGACAAGTGGCTGGGGTGCGGCTTGTATTGAAGCGAGTCGATAATCAGCACATCGAGACCCTGCAGCCGCTCGATAGTCTTCTGCGGAAAATCGCTGACATCGCAGCAATAGGCGACATTGCCGATGCGATAGCCCAGCGAACGGATCGTGCCGTGTTTCTGATCGAGCGGCAGAAGTTCGATCGTGCCGCCGGCGCCGGTCACGCGGATCGGTTGATCAAGCGAGTTGATCAGTACCGGCATGGTGATGGGCGGATACTCGCTGCCCTCAGGCGTCTCCAGGCAATAGCCGAAGCCAACGCGGATCTCGCGCCATTGTTTCGGGGTCGGCGTGGATCGGGATTCGTTGCCGCTGCGACAGTGCAAAGCCACGCAGATCGTCGATCCCGTGCACATGGTCAGCATGCGAATGGGTGTAGAGCACCGCATCAATGTGGCGCACCTTGTTGGCGATCATCTGCTCCCGGAAATCCGGCCCGGTGTCGACCACAACGGTGGTCTCCCCACCATCTGGTCCGATCTGGCGGATCAGGAAGGCAGCGCGGGTCCGCCGGTTTTTGGATTACTTGGGTCGCAGGCGCCCCAATCGCCGTTGACGCGTGGCACGCCTGGCGAGGAGGCGCAGCCAAGGAGGACGAACTCGCGGCGGTATCGGACAGTCACAGCGACGGCATCTTGGAGAAGCAGCGAAAGGCGTTCTCGGTCGTAATCCGGGCCATCTCCTCATAGGAGACGCCTTTAACTTCGGCCAGAACTTCCGCCGTGTTGACGACATAGGACGGTTCGTTGCGCTTGCCGCGCCAGCGTTTGGGCGCGAGATATGGCGCGTCGGTTTCCACCAGCAGCCGGTCCATCGGTACGGTTTTGGCAATATCGCGCAGCTCGGTCGACTTTGGAAAAGTCAGAATGCCGGTAAATGAAATATACCCGCCGAGCGCGACACCAGTGTCGGCAAGCGCCTGACCCGCCGAAAAGCAATGCAGGATGAACGGGAAGGCCCCCTTCCCTGTTTCCTCGGTCAGGATCGCCGCCATGTCGTCATCAGCGCTGCGGCTGTGAATGACCAACGGCAGTTGTGTCCGCCGCGCGGCTTCGATGTGGCGGCGAAACCCCGTCTTCTGGTCCTCGGGCTTTTGCGTGTCGTAGAAATAATCGAGCCCAGCTTCGCCGATCGCCACCACCTTGGTGTTGGCTTCGGCCAGACGCACCAGCTCGTCGGCCGTCACATCCAGCTCTTCATCGGCATTGTTGGGATGAGTGCCCACCGAGCAGAACACGCTGGGATAGCGTTCGGTCAGCGCCAGCAGTGTGTCGAGTTTTTTCACGCGCGTCGAGATCGTCACCATCTGCGTGACGCCCGCCGCGTGTGCGCGCGCGACCAGTTCGTCGCGTTCCGCATCAAAATCGGCGAAATCGAGGTGGCAATGGGTGTCAATCAACATTCGCTCACGCCTCCTCAGGCGCGACATAGCGCGGGAAGATTGGCGCCGGCTTGTCGATCGGTGTACCTGCCACCAAACGCCCGATCTCACCAAGGGCGGCGAAATCGCGCTTGTCAGCAGGTGCGGCGACCAGGTCAAGTAATTTACCCGCCGATTCCGGCATGAAGGGCAGCAGCAGGATCGAGATCTGGCGCACGGTCTCTGCCGTGACGTAGAGCACAGTTTCCATCCGTGCCGGATCGGTCTTTTTCAGCGCCCAGGGCTCATGACTGGCGAAATAGCGGTCGCCATCGGCCACGACGTCGATGATCGAGGCCAGAGCCTTGTGGATCTGGAAATCCGCCATATCGGCGCGTACGCTTTCAATCACATTGTCTATGGTGGCCAAAAGCGCCTTATCTTCATCGGTCAAGGGACCGCAGGCTGGCATCTTGCCATCGCAGTTCTTGTTGATCATCGACAAGGACCGGCTGGCGAGATTGCCAATGCCATTGGCAAGATCGGAATTAATCCGGGTGGCGATCGTTTCGGGGCTGTAGCTGCCGTCCTGTCCGAACGGCACTTCACGCATGAAGAAATAGCGCACCTGATCAAGCCCATAGGCATCAATCAGCGCGAAGGGGTCGACCACATTGCCGATCGATTTGGACATTTTCTCGCCCTTGACCAGCAGAAAGCCGTGCGCAAACACCTTGGCTGGAAGCGCCAGCCCGGCCGACATCAGGAAGGCGGGCCAGTATACAGCGTGGAACCGCACAATGTCCTTGCCGATCATGTGGACGGCAGGCCAGTAGTTCCACTTGTCTGAAGCCTCATCGGGAAAGCCGGCAGCCGTGATATAGTTGGTCAGCGCATCAACCCAGACATACATGACATGCTTGTCATCGCCCGGCACCGGAACGCCCCAGTCGAATGTCGTGCGCGAAATCGACAGGTCTCTTAAGCCCGATTTGACGAAGCTCGCCACTTCATTGCGCCGCTCAGCAGGCGCCACGAATTCAGGGTTTGTCTCGAACAGTTCCAAGAGTTTGTCTTCATAGGCCGACAGTCGAAAATAATAGCTTTCTTCCTCCACCCATTCGACCGGTGAGCCAAGCGGTTCGCGGCGGACGCCATCTTCACCAAGGGTAGTTTCAGCCTCGTCAAAATAAGCTTCCTGGCGGACCGAATACCAGCCGCCATAATTGCCCAGATAGATATCGCCATTGGCTTCCATCCGCTTCCACAATTCCTGCACCGAAATTCGGTGGCGCTCTTCTGTTGTGCGGATGAAATCGTCATTGGAGCAATTGAGCTGGACCAGCATGTAGCGGAACACAGCGGAATTCTTGTCCGCCAGTTCAATCGGCTTGATGCCTTCCTTCTCGGCGGTCTGCTGCATCTTCTGGCCATGCTCGTCGGTGCCCGACAGGAAAAACACATCCTTGCCGTCAAGCCGCTGGAACCGCGCAGCAACATCGGTCGCGATCGCCGTGTAGGCGTGGCCGATATGCGGGACCCCGTTGGGATAGAAGATAGGTGTGGTGATGTAAAAACGCTCGGTGCTCATGATAGCCTTCGAATTTCATGTCCGGGGCCGGACCTACTATTGGCTCCATGCCCGCCGCCGTCATAAGCGATAAAGTGGGCCGATGCCATGCCAGAAGTTCCTAGCGGCCTTCAAAAAACAGTGTAAAGACATGCATAACCGTCTGTTTGCGGTCCAGATTATAGGCTGCCGCGGTGGCAAAATGCTCGACCAGCACCGCCGACAACCGCGCCAGCCGGTCGGCTTCCATGAGATCGCCGGCCGCGCCCGCATCATGCGCCATGGCCCGCACACGGTCGACCGCCAATTCGGTAAAGAACTGGTAGGCCACATCGCGGTCGCGCGCGGCCAGCGTTTCGGCGAGCTTGTGGATCGGTTCGCGTTTGGCAAGGTTGCCGCTCTCCAGAATAGCTACAAAGGCCTCGGCAATGTCAGCGCCGCCATAATTGCGCATCAGCAACGCCCTGGCGACGCTGCCTTCACTGAGCCGGACGATCGCATCGTTCTCGCCCGGTGCGTTGCCCAGATGCCCCAGCGCCCGGTTCACATCGGGGGGGACAATGGCTGCAGCCGCAGCGACAGGCAGCGCGAACGGATGGTCGGTAGCAGCCGGCCCGGCGTATGCGAAAGCACCAGGAACAGTGATTGTTTCGGCGGCTCCTCCAGGATTTTGAGAATGGCGTTGGCGGCATTGCGGTTGAGGTCATCGGCGGGATCGATGATCGCGATCCGCCAGTTGCCGGTGCCTGAGGTCTGGTTGAAGAATTTGCCGGCCCTGCGCACCTCGTCGACGGTAATGACCGATTTGGTCTTGCCGGTCTTCTCATCCACCGGACGCGCCAGGTGCAGCAGGTGATGCGACGCCCCCGACGCGATCTGCCTGCTGACCATGTCGTTGGGGTCTGGGTCCGCAAGCCGGTCTGGTGCTGACGAAGGATCGGGATGGGAGAGCACGTGATGGGCAAACCGGTAAGCCAGTGTCGCCTTGCCAATGCCTTCCGCACCCTCGATCAGGATGGCGTGATGCATGCGGCCGGATCGGTAGGCGTTGGCCAGAAATGACTGCGCCGAATCATGTCCAAAAAGCACGGTGTTCTGCGAGGGCGGGATCGCTCCCTCCAATAGACCGGTTTGGGCGCCGCTCATGCCGGATGTTTCGGTGTTGGTGTATCCACCTCACCATCCTGGAGTAAGGGCTCTAACGCCGCCAGGATGGCCAGCGCAACCGCGTCTTCGGACTGGTTGGCGTCGACCAGCTTGCAGCGGTCCGGTTCGTTGCGGGTCAGATCCCTGAATGCTTCGCGCCGCTTTTCGTGGGTGGCGAGTTCTTCCTTCTCGAAGCGGTCGGGTGCAGCCCCTCGCCTTCGCGCGCCTTGGCCCGCCCGAGCCCGGCCTCTGCCGGAAGGTCGAGCACCAGCGTCAGGTCCGGCACCATGCCATTGACGGCAATCCGCTCCAGATTGGCCATGAATTGCGGCTCCAGATTGCCGGTGACGCCTTGGTAGACGCGGCTTGAATCCATGAATCGGTCGCACAGCACGATCGTGCCCTCGGCAATCGCCGGACGAATGACTTCCTCGACATGGTCGCTGCGGGCTGCGGCAAACAGGATGGCTTCCATGCGCACGCCGAATTCCTCGGCTGCGCCCGACAACAGCACGTGGCGCACGGCTTCCGCGCCAAGCGAGCCGCCCGGCTCGCGCGTGACCAGCACGTCATGACCGCGGCGCCGGAGCAC
This DNA window, taken from Hoeflea algicola, encodes the following:
- a CDS encoding DMT family transporter; translation: MDNMRGIVLMVLGMLGFAAEDMFIKLASAGLPVGEILAILGIPSAIFFAVLARARGANPFSRDFLHPAVLIRNLSEMVGSVGFVMSLALIPLATATTILQATPLFVTMGAALVLREAVGWRRWTAILVGFFGVVLVIRPGLSGFDPNVMWAVMGVIGLSIRDLASRKVPKSISSLQLAVWGFSAVGIIGLIMSVYSGGAKMPTGNESLFLLGALLIGSVAYWTLTEATRVGEIAVVTPFRYSRLVFSTIVGAIVFYEYPDTYTLVGAAIIIATGLYTLVRERKRRRQEAALAREAAQQAAASGIY
- a CDS encoding DedA family protein codes for the protein MLHFLSGTLVHDLVQAYGLWVVFVLITIESMGVPVPGETALVSASLYAGSTHGIEIASIIAVAALAAVIGDNIGYLIGRTIGFNLLVRHGRHVRLHEARLKVGQYLFLLHGGKIVFFGRFVAFLRAFAALLAGANQMEWRRFMVMNTLGGVCWASVFGLGAYTFGQSITRLAAPVGLSLLVAGLVLAVIGVMFFRHHEKQLELRAEMAFPGPLALKVRPSTQASRPTV
- the metG gene encoding methionine--tRNA ligase, whose protein sequence is MSTERFYITTPIFYPNGVPHIGHAYTAIATDVAARFQRLDGKDVFFLSGTDEHGQKMQQTAEKEGIKPIELADKNSAVFRYMLVQLNCSNDDFIRTTEERHRISVQELWKRMEANGDIYLGNYGGWYSVRQEAYFDEAETTLGEDGVRREPLGSPVEWVEEESYYFRLSAYEDKLLELFETNPEFVAPAERRNEVASFVKSGLRDLSISRTTFDWGVPVPGDDKHVMYVWVDALTNYITAAGFPDEASDKWNYWPAVHMIGKDIVRFHAVYWPAFLMSAGLALPAKVFAHGFLLVKGEKMSKSIGNVVDPFALIDAYGLDQVRYFFMREVPFGQDGSYSPETIATRINSDLANGIGNLASRSLSMINKNCDGKMPACGPLTDEDKALLATIDNVIESVRADMADFQIHKALASIIDVVADGDRYFASHEPWALKKTDPARMETVLYVTAETVRQISILLLPFMPESAGKLLDLVAAPADKRDFAALGEIGRLVAGTPIDKPAPIFPRYVAPEEA
- a CDS encoding phosphatase PAP2 family protein, with the protein product MYGLDVAVTRWINGLSGLNPTLDAVMIATSEFGIPILVLAVACQWWTRPNREHVRHVLIASGLSFLLGLALNQIVLLFVSRIRPYDNGVTDLLIARSADFSFPSDHATASMAIAAAFLLHGMTRRGMVFMLAAVLIAFSRIYIGTHYAADIIGAAATAMAAALAVRLAYREGTRLDRFVTAIL
- a CDS encoding TatD family hydrolase; the protein is MLIDTHCHLDFADFDAERDELVARAHAAGVTQMVTISTRVKKLDTLLALTERYPSVFCSVGTHPNNADEELDVTADELVRLAEANTKVVAIGEAGLDYFYDTQKPEDQKTGFRRHIEAARRTQLPLVIHSRSADDDMAAILTEETGKGAFPFILHCFSAGQALADTGVALGGYISFTGILTFPKSTELRDIAKTVPMDRLLVETDAPYLAPKRWRGKRNEPSYVVNTAEVLAEVKGVSYEEMARITTENAFRCFSKMPSL
- a CDS encoding CaiB/BaiF CoA transferase family protein, giving the protein MLDGLRIIEIEGLGPAPFAGMLLADLGADVIIVHRKGGKPAPGMPERSLIDRGKRSIELDLKAPDDVDRLQRLVARSEALIEGFRPGVMERLGLGPEDLAVINADLVYGRMTGWGQGGPRAMTAGHDLNYISVSGAAWFSGSPGEPPLTPPTLVGDIGGGALYLTVGVLAGVMAARAGRGGCVVDAAIVDGSAHMMNLLMALAQTGGLSMTRGQSLLDGPHWSRTYACSDGGFISVQCLEPKFYAELLTRLKLAGDPDLTSQFDRSQWPRQTALLAGVFVRQPRNHWEHLFAGSDACVAPTLSPVEAMAEPHMAARNIWQQIDGVLQAAPAPRFSSRPDATPGKIPVRGQHTEEILNWLEDD
- a CDS encoding AAA family ATPase, whose translation is MDRFVVISGCSGGGKSTLLNELARRGHAVVEEPGRRVVVDQRAAHGTALPWTDMEAFARRALEMALADHAARLDAIGWVFFDRGIIDAASALAQARCETLTANQFSPRPYNKTVFMTPPWPEIYQTDSERRHDFAAAVTEYQRLCHVYPQLGYDIRILPKASVSDRADFVIEALKRSGPAPVRG
- a CDS encoding carboxypeptidase M32, translated to MSFAKLDAHCRSLIALEHALSILGVDEATAMAPGGGEQRAEAMAGLSGMYHRQATAPQVRDWIEAAKTETLDQAQQTAVAELERSYVNLTCLPADFVEHKMRTGMRSEQLWRTARPKGDWVGFRPALEGVVELVREEAAMRAELLGLAPYDALMEQFDPGNRTETITPVFAELKAFLVDFVPKALKIQDEKRAKRPLKPLSGIYPVEKQKALGIAMMKAVGFDMNHGSLSVSDHPFCGGVPTDVRLTTRYRTDEFLPALMGILHETGHGLYEQNLPKDWAHWPSGKARGMSIHESQSLFVEKQIGRNPAFWTFALPHVASHLGEDWAMDDLLPHVHQVKRGLIRVDADEVTYPLHVILRYELEQDLLAGRLEVKDLPEAWDAKMGDYLGISSLDAPQNGPMQDVHWPSGAFGYFPSYTLGAMMAAQQWATISRSHPDINEEIAAGDFTTVNTWRRDNIWLKASMGSTPEILRQATGEDLNPAYFIAHLKTRYGA
- a CDS encoding YbaK/EbsC family protein, producing MSETATEMTPDLIPAGSSMARVAAAATDAGLSIRIMKMAQSTRTAQEAADAAGCKVAQIVKSLVFENQATRQLNLMLVSGAHNADMEYISSHYGLSFTRCEVRRVRDETGFAIGGVAPIGHLAPIPIYMDRSLLAHDEVWAAAGRPDSVFSVDPTALAKAIEADIIDVRTPD